One region of Juglans regia cultivar Chandler chromosome 4, Walnut 2.0, whole genome shotgun sequence genomic DNA includes:
- the LOC108990278 gene encoding putative ALA-interacting subunit 2 — translation MDVDGGGVSAVATGDRTIPIHSGRHEAFYQFTQQKLPACKPVLTPSWVISIFLLMGTIFIPIGLVTLHASQSVVEVVDRYDIECIPEAFKSNKLGYIKDSSIPKNCSRFLKVYKRMKAPIYIYYQLDNYYQNHRRYVKSRNDQQLLHGLKYNDTSSCKPEQTNNGLPIVPCGLIAWSLFNDTYKFIRGASELKVNRKNIAWKSDRDHKFGKHVYPFNFQNGTLIGGGKLDPRIHLSDQEDLIVWMRTAALPSFRKLYGRIEEDLNADDVIVVNLMNNYNTYSFGGKKKLVLSTSSWLGGKNDFLGVAYISVGSSCIFVCFVFILLHMKYPRPYGGHNLFVLEQERHL, via the exons ATGGACGTCGATGGAGGAGGCGTCTCGGCAGTTGCAACAGGAGACCGAACAATTCCTATACATTCTGGGAGACATGAAG CTTTCTATCAGTTTACACAGCAGAAGCTCCCTGCTTGTAAACCAGTCCTAACACCATCTTGG GTCATTTCTATATTTCTATTGATGGGTACCATATTCATTCCTATCGGCCTTGTTACCCTTCATGCTTCCCAAAGT GTTGTTGAAGTTGTGGACAGATATGATATTGAATGCATACCGGAAGCATTTAAAAGCAATAAGCTGGGATATATCAAAGACAGCTCAATTCCCAAAAACTGTTCTCGCTTCTTAaag GTGTACAAACGAATGAAAGCCCCAATTTACATCTACTATCAGCTTGATAACTACTATCAAAACCACAGAAG GTATGTCAAAAGTAGAAATGATCAGCAGCTCTTGCATGGACTAAAGTACAATGATACAAGTTCCTGTAAACCTGAGCAGACCAATAATGGTCTTCCAATTGTCCCGTGTGGATTGATAGCTTGGAGTTTGTTTAATgatacatataaatttattcGTGGGGCATCTGAGTTGAAGGTCAACAGAAAGAACATAGCATGGAAGAGTGACCGTGATCACAAATTTGGGAAGCATGTATATCcctttaatttccaaaatggGACCTTGATTGGTGGTGGAAAGTTAGATCCAAGAATTCAT CTAAGTGATCAAGAAGATCTTATAGTATGGATGCGCACTGCTGCTCTCCCTAGCTTCAGGAAGTTGTATGGTAGAATTGAAGAGGATTTAAATGCAGATGATGTTATAGTAGTCAACCTAATGAACAATTACAACACCTACAGTTTTGGTGGGAAAAAGAAGCTTGTACTTTCAACATCGAGCTGGTTAGGAGGGAAGAATGACTTCCTTGGGGTTGCCTACATTTCTGTTGGTTCTTCTTGTATATTTGTCTGCTTTGTTTTCATACTGCTTCATATGAAATATCCAAG GCCTTATGGGGGACACAACTTATTTGTCTTGGAACAAGAGAGGCATTTGTAG